From Phaeocystidibacter marisrubri, the proteins below share one genomic window:
- a CDS encoding inorganic phosphate transporter: MDTYYWLVLLLFVLAAIDLIVGVSNDAVNFLNSAIGSKVAKFKTILVIASVGILVGTIFSSGMMEVARKGIFNPGFFSFEHIMILFLTVMLTDILLLDLYNSLGLPTSTTVSIVFELLGAAFMTGWLVSMSSDSPVVFDEFLNFASAFKIISGIFLSVIISFTVGMIVQYLARLLFSFNIERTMKKFGAIFGGVAITLITYFLIIKGAKGSSLVSTETLDSIKEHTALLMLISFVAWTIITQVMMSAFKFNPLRLIVLLGTFSLAMAFAGNDLVNFIGVAVAGMQSYASWSGSGIPASEFYMTALDAKVATPTYLLLGAGVIMVITLWVSSKAKKVTETEVNLSRQSEGDERFRPNMISRAIVGSAMAVSRTVGFVVPENARKFSASRFEQLKSSHIDEKNQPAFDLIRASINLMVASILIAYATSLKLPLSTTYVSFMVAMGTSLSDRAWGRESAVYRVAGVLSVIGGWLMTAVIAFLASSIIALVLFYTGSVGAYALFAIAGFVLFMTHSWFKRKSKEDAENEALLNPANIDDVIANSKDDTAEHLQTVSSLVLLSLGALVGDNDDVLNRNAKLLKKRIEKSAKFRGKLIKYIRKMGEGHTDAGRLYVTVFDLLQEYERHSQSVVRMCHDHVKNHHSLPSREFLDDLIDIQNSLKEFLSEISESIVNLDFTKAENVAEDKRALLAYLRERLDRQITLIQEDELGNRLGGLQVELILEVEDMVALSARIMKLYSTYANRPLTEDEE; encoded by the coding sequence ATGGATACATACTATTGGCTGGTTTTACTGTTGTTTGTTTTAGCAGCAATTGACCTTATCGTAGGCGTTAGTAACGATGCGGTAAACTTCCTAAACTCAGCAATCGGTTCGAAGGTAGCTAAGTTCAAAACAATTCTGGTTATAGCCAGCGTCGGGATACTCGTCGGGACGATTTTTTCTAGTGGTATGATGGAAGTGGCGAGAAAAGGGATTTTCAATCCTGGGTTCTTCTCGTTTGAACACATCATGATTCTCTTCCTAACGGTGATGTTGACCGACATTTTGTTGCTCGACCTCTATAATAGTTTGGGATTGCCTACTTCTACTACGGTTTCTATTGTATTCGAACTCTTGGGTGCCGCATTCATGACTGGATGGTTGGTTTCTATGAGCTCGGATTCGCCTGTAGTGTTTGACGAGTTTCTAAACTTTGCCAGTGCGTTTAAGATTATCAGTGGGATATTCCTGAGTGTCATCATATCCTTTACGGTGGGTATGATCGTTCAATACCTCGCACGATTGTTATTCTCGTTTAACATCGAGCGCACCATGAAGAAGTTCGGTGCCATCTTTGGAGGGGTCGCCATCACACTGATCACCTACTTCCTTATCATTAAAGGGGCTAAGGGGAGTTCATTGGTTTCTACCGAAACTCTAGACAGTATAAAAGAGCACACTGCTCTTCTCATGTTGATTTCATTTGTGGCTTGGACCATCATCACACAAGTTATGATGAGTGCGTTTAAGTTTAATCCTCTTCGTTTGATTGTATTGTTAGGTACTTTCTCATTGGCAATGGCCTTTGCAGGAAACGACTTGGTGAACTTCATCGGAGTGGCTGTGGCCGGTATGCAATCGTATGCGAGTTGGTCCGGCAGTGGAATTCCTGCAAGTGAGTTCTATATGACCGCGCTAGATGCGAAAGTGGCAACTCCTACATACCTATTGTTAGGCGCAGGTGTAATTATGGTGATCACTTTGTGGGTTTCATCTAAGGCTAAGAAAGTAACAGAGACCGAAGTGAACTTGAGTCGCCAGAGTGAAGGTGACGAACGCTTCCGCCCGAATATGATTTCCCGAGCAATTGTCGGATCTGCCATGGCTGTTTCACGAACTGTTGGGTTCGTTGTGCCAGAAAATGCCCGAAAGTTCTCTGCTAGCCGTTTTGAGCAGTTAAAATCGAGTCACATTGACGAGAAGAATCAACCTGCATTCGACTTGATTCGCGCTTCTATCAATTTGATGGTAGCGAGTATTTTGATCGCCTATGCAACATCATTGAAGTTGCCTCTTTCTACTACATACGTTTCCTTCATGGTAGCGATGGGTACATCCCTCTCTGACCGTGCTTGGGGACGTGAATCAGCGGTTTACCGTGTGGCAGGTGTTCTCAGTGTAATTGGAGGTTGGTTGATGACAGCAGTTATTGCTTTCTTAGCTTCTTCCATCATTGCCTTGGTCTTGTTCTACACAGGTTCAGTTGGTGCATACGCCTTATTTGCCATTGCTGGATTCGTGCTCTTTATGACTCACTCTTGGTTCAAGAGAAAGTCGAAGGAAGACGCAGAGAACGAAGCTTTGTTGAATCCTGCCAATATTGATGATGTTATTGCGAATAGCAAAGATGATACAGCAGAGCACTTACAAACTGTAAGTTCATTGGTATTGCTTTCTTTAGGTGCATTGGTTGGAGATAATGACGATGTACTGAATAGAAATGCGAAACTCTTGAAGAAGCGCATTGAGAAGTCAGCCAAGTTTAGAGGAAAACTCATCAAGTACATTCGCAAGATGGGCGAAGGGCATACCGACGCAGGTCGTTTGTATGTAACCGTTTTCGATTTGCTTCAAGAATACGAAAGACATTCTCAGTCTGTAGTGAGAATGTGTCACGATCATGTAAAGAATCACCATTCACTCCCTTCAAGAGAGTTTTTGGATGACCTTATTGATATTCAAAATTCATTGAAGGAGTTCTTGAGTGAAATTTCAGAAAGTATTGTCAATCTAGACTTCACAAAAGCCGAGAATGTAGCTGAAGACAAAAGAGCATTGTTGGCTTACTTGAGAGAGCGTTTAGATCGTCAAATCACCCTTATTCAAGAAGACGAATTGGGGAATAGACTAGGTGGTTTGCAAGTGGAATTGATTCTTGAGGTTGAGGACATGGTTGCCTTGTCTGCACGAATCATGAAGCTGTACAGCACATACGCTAATCGTCCTTTGACAGAAGACGAGGAGTGA
- a CDS encoding porin family protein, whose amino-acid sequence MKTLKKVLLLVVGTVASVSAHSQANDDSPLRRGLVFQDVENETYKVKLGFRIQPLFTTNFRDFEVLDDPQLIETGMQIRRARIKLDGYLGDPRWVYKLELALGNRNLGGTSGHTSLGARIILDAVVKYQIDGGKYSFWFGQTKLPGNRERVVSSQKLQFVDRSLANSRFNLDRDMGFQFHGKEKFLNSDWKWAVAISQGEGRNITDLNAGGFEYTARAEWLPLGQFTNKGDYLEADIYREESLKLSIGATYDFNNDAVRTRSNQGSWLEDAAGTFYPRDISTVIMDVMAKYNGWSMTAEWFDRTVNDPVIYDEQGNFLDVFYAGSAWSSQLGYVFKSNWEVAGRYTRVTPDEVVGGAFEQYTLGVSRYVYGHNIKVQTDVSFTNMVETAESDPLMFRFQIEIGI is encoded by the coding sequence TTGAAGACACTGAAGAAGGTGTTACTGCTCGTGGTTGGGACAGTAGCATCCGTATCAGCGCATTCACAGGCGAACGACGATTCACCTCTGAGGCGTGGTCTCGTATTTCAAGATGTTGAGAACGAGACGTACAAAGTGAAGCTTGGGTTTAGAATCCAGCCCTTGTTCACCACCAATTTTCGTGATTTTGAGGTTCTTGATGATCCTCAATTAATTGAGACAGGCATGCAGATTCGCAGGGCTCGAATCAAACTTGATGGCTATTTGGGAGATCCCAGATGGGTGTACAAGCTTGAACTGGCCTTGGGAAACCGCAATCTCGGTGGTACGAGTGGTCACACCAGTCTCGGTGCACGAATCATTCTAGACGCTGTTGTTAAGTACCAAATCGATGGAGGGAAGTATTCCTTTTGGTTTGGTCAGACCAAGCTACCGGGAAACCGAGAGCGAGTGGTGTCAAGTCAGAAACTTCAATTCGTAGACCGAAGTTTAGCCAATTCACGATTTAATTTAGATCGTGACATGGGCTTCCAATTCCACGGTAAAGAGAAATTCTTGAACAGCGATTGGAAGTGGGCCGTAGCCATCTCTCAAGGTGAAGGTAGAAACATCACAGACCTCAATGCAGGAGGTTTTGAGTACACCGCCAGAGCCGAGTGGCTTCCCTTGGGACAATTCACCAATAAAGGAGATTACTTGGAGGCGGATATCTACCGAGAAGAATCCTTGAAATTGAGCATTGGTGCTACCTACGACTTTAACAATGATGCGGTTCGCACACGTTCTAATCAAGGGAGTTGGTTAGAAGATGCAGCTGGTACTTTTTATCCTAGAGATATCAGTACTGTTATCATGGACGTTATGGCCAAGTACAATGGATGGAGCATGACCGCTGAGTGGTTTGATCGTACCGTGAATGACCCTGTAATTTACGACGAGCAAGGTAATTTCCTTGACGTATTCTATGCGGGTTCAGCATGGAGTTCTCAATTGGGCTACGTCTTTAAGAGTAATTGGGAAGTTGCAGGGAGGTATACCCGAGTGACTCCAGACGAAGTAGTGGGAGGGGCGTTTGAACAGTACACCTTAGGTGTTTCTCGATATGTGTATGGACACAATATCAAGGTTCAAACCGATGTCAGTTTCACCAATATGGTGGAAACAGCCGAAAGTGATCCTCTAATGTTTCGCTTCCAGATTGAGATCGGTATTTAA
- a CDS encoding BamA/TamA family outer membrane protein: MRIRLLSFLIGFGLAASGQVQDTTKHVKYAAIPILNYSTTMGFTVGVMGQAYYAFDSDDTTSPKSSTGVFGMYTTNQTYFFAAFQRLYLSEDRWRVMMGAGHGDINFQFWQELPVIGGSFIGFDTKADFVLARVERKVYDELYFGVRAMYCNALTSYDVPDNLPDDLRFDRRNLNNIGYLFNFDKRDHQINPYKGYNIELLDVFYGDAIGSDNDFQKVQLTYNHYYPIVDETQILATRVRVESSIGDVPFQGQSVIGQDDIRGYSSGKYRDNQVYAIQAEYRWRFYNNFGMVGFAGIASAVENFAQLADGEILPGAGLGLRYMLIPEQRVNIGLDIAAGKGDWGIYFRIGEAFGR, from the coding sequence ATGAGAATACGGCTTCTCTCCTTTCTAATCGGCTTTGGTCTTGCTGCAAGTGGACAAGTACAGGACACAACCAAACACGTAAAATATGCCGCAATTCCCATACTAAATTATAGCACGACCATGGGGTTTACGGTGGGTGTGATGGGGCAAGCTTACTATGCCTTTGACTCAGACGATACAACCTCGCCCAAGTCATCAACTGGGGTGTTTGGGATGTACACAACCAACCAAACCTACTTTTTTGCGGCTTTCCAACGACTATACCTAAGCGAAGACCGCTGGCGAGTGATGATGGGAGCAGGACATGGCGACATCAATTTTCAATTTTGGCAGGAATTACCAGTAATTGGAGGAAGCTTCATTGGGTTTGATACAAAAGCTGACTTTGTGTTGGCTCGAGTGGAAAGAAAAGTATACGACGAACTGTACTTTGGTGTGCGAGCAATGTACTGTAACGCCCTCACTTCTTATGATGTACCGGATAACTTGCCGGATGACTTGCGATTTGATCGACGTAACCTCAACAACATTGGATATCTATTCAATTTTGACAAAAGAGACCATCAAATCAATCCATACAAAGGCTACAACATCGAACTTTTGGATGTGTTCTATGGAGATGCAATTGGAAGTGATAACGACTTCCAAAAGGTTCAACTCACCTACAATCACTATTACCCGATAGTGGATGAAACTCAGATTTTAGCGACTCGAGTTCGCGTAGAGTCTTCCATTGGCGATGTTCCCTTCCAAGGTCAAAGTGTAATTGGTCAAGACGACATTCGAGGTTACTCCTCTGGAAAATATCGAGACAATCAGGTATATGCCATTCAGGCCGAGTATAGATGGCGATTCTATAATAATTTCGGAATGGTTGGATTTGCCGGAATCGCCTCAGCCGTTGAGAACTTTGCTCAACTCGCAGATGGAGAGATCTTACCAGGCGCAGGACTTGGGTTACGATATATGCTTATCCCGGAACAACGAGTGAACATTGGCTTGGATATAGCCGCAGGAAAAGGGGATTGGGGAATTTACTTCAGAATTGGAGAAGCGTTCGGACGATAA
- a CDS encoding putative quinol monooxygenase, whose protein sequence is MNRYLLHGKLRAQEGKGHELSQILLRAADMLQSANGCQLYAVSVEEGVPDDIWITEIWDTKEDHDNSLKSVEIKNLISTAIPLLAGNPEGGLALHVIGGLGVQ, encoded by the coding sequence ATGAATCGCTATCTACTCCACGGAAAACTAAGGGCACAAGAAGGTAAGGGACATGAACTTTCCCAAATACTGTTGCGTGCAGCCGATATGCTTCAGTCGGCCAATGGCTGCCAATTGTATGCAGTCAGTGTCGAAGAAGGTGTGCCTGACGATATCTGGATTACGGAAATTTGGGACACCAAAGAAGACCATGACAATTCGTTGAAATCAGTCGAGATAAAAAACCTCATCTCGACAGCCATCCCACTGCTAGCAGGCAATCCTGAGGGTGGATTAGCTTTACATGTTATAGGCGGTTTAGGGGTTCAATGA
- a CDS encoding SMI1/KNR4 family protein has protein sequence MPLSPYLEFEKNSSIALPTHFTQFISEHGDRVSKLLDLAENEDNIFISRDSNWMIAANVESRDSKSGPFYLPHVIVIGHDGAGNLIAISENESDERVWVVDFDYINDYRNPETLTIDWNHEDLEVYSNLILFVEEQIELLSELDEDWD, from the coding sequence ATGCCCCTCAGCCCTTACTTGGAATTCGAAAAAAATTCAAGCATTGCCTTGCCCACTCACTTTACTCAGTTTATTTCAGAGCACGGTGATCGCGTTTCCAAACTCCTCGACCTTGCTGAAAATGAAGATAACATCTTTATTTCAAGAGATTCAAATTGGATGATAGCCGCAAACGTTGAATCGCGAGATTCCAAAAGCGGACCATTTTACCTACCCCACGTCATCGTCATTGGCCACGATGGTGCAGGCAACTTAATTGCGATTTCTGAAAACGAAAGTGACGAAAGAGTTTGGGTTGTTGACTTTGATTACATCAACGACTATCGAAATCCTGAAACACTCACGATCGATTGGAATCACGAAGACCTTGAAGTGTATTCCAATCTGATACTATTCGTGGAGGAACAGATAGAGTTGCTGAGCGAACTGGATGAAGATTGGGATTGA
- a CDS encoding dipeptidase, with product MSKYSSYIAGNKERMLDELLELLRIPSVSADSDYSEDVHKAAGVVAEHLRKAGADNVEVASTPGFPVVYGEKIVDPKLPTVLVYGHYDVQPADPIELWTSPPFEPIIKKTDLHPEGAIFARGACDDKGQFFMHVKAFETMMQNGGVPCNVKFMIEGEEEVGSANLGWFVERNREKLSCDVILISDTGMIGPDQPSITTGLRGLSYVEVKVTGPNRDLHSGLYGGAVANPINILTQMIASLHDEHNRITVEGFYDKVLPVSDEEREGMARAPFSLEEYKKALDLSDVWGEEGYSTIERASIRPTLDVNGIWGGYIGKGAKTVIASYAEAKISMRLVPDQDPAEITQLFKTHFEKIAPSSVKVQVTPHHGGEPYVTGIDHPGYRAAASAMSQTFGKEALPMRSGGSIPILSLFERELGAKSILMGFGLDSDAIHSPNEHYGVKNYFMGIETIPLWFEAYTEEMK from the coding sequence ATGAGTAAATACTCTTCTTATATAGCGGGTAACAAAGAGCGTATGCTCGATGAACTACTCGAATTGCTTCGAATTCCATCTGTAAGTGCAGATTCAGATTACAGTGAAGATGTTCACAAAGCGGCTGGAGTAGTAGCAGAACACCTGCGCAAGGCTGGAGCTGACAACGTTGAAGTTGCTAGCACACCTGGCTTCCCAGTGGTTTACGGCGAGAAAATTGTCGATCCCAAGTTGCCAACTGTATTGGTTTATGGTCACTACGACGTACAACCCGCAGATCCTATTGAGCTTTGGACATCCCCTCCATTTGAACCTATCATTAAAAAAACCGACTTACACCCAGAAGGAGCCATTTTTGCTCGCGGAGCCTGTGATGATAAAGGTCAATTCTTCATGCACGTCAAGGCCTTTGAAACCATGATGCAAAATGGTGGTGTTCCTTGTAACGTGAAGTTTATGATTGAAGGTGAAGAGGAAGTGGGTTCAGCCAATCTCGGTTGGTTTGTTGAGCGCAATCGCGAGAAACTATCTTGTGATGTGATTTTGATTTCTGATACTGGAATGATCGGTCCTGATCAACCTTCCATCACAACTGGCCTTCGCGGCTTGAGCTATGTTGAAGTAAAAGTAACAGGTCCGAATAGAGACCTTCACTCCGGACTTTACGGCGGAGCCGTTGCGAACCCTATCAACATCCTAACTCAAATGATTGCTAGCTTACACGATGAGCACAATCGAATAACAGTAGAAGGTTTCTACGACAAAGTGCTTCCTGTAAGTGATGAAGAGCGTGAAGGCATGGCCCGAGCTCCATTCAGCCTAGAGGAATACAAGAAAGCTCTTGACCTCAGCGATGTTTGGGGTGAAGAGGGATATAGCACCATTGAACGAGCGAGTATTCGTCCTACGCTAGACGTAAACGGCATTTGGGGTGGCTACATTGGCAAAGGAGCGAAAACCGTAATTGCGAGTTATGCAGAAGCTAAAATTTCAATGCGTTTGGTACCCGACCAAGACCCAGCTGAAATCACTCAGCTCTTCAAAACGCATTTTGAGAAGATTGCCCCTTCAAGCGTAAAAGTTCAAGTCACCCCTCATCATGGCGGAGAACCTTATGTAACAGGTATAGATCATCCAGGTTATCGTGCAGCTGCTTCAGCAATGTCACAAACCTTTGGCAAGGAAGCCCTGCCTATGCGTTCAGGGGGGTCCATTCCTATCCTCAGTTTGTTTGAGCGTGAGCTAGGTGCAAAATCCATCCTTATGGGATTTGGTTTGGATTCCGATGCCATTCACTCACCAAACGAGCACTATGGCGTTAAAAATTACTTTATGGGTATCGAGACTATCCCTCTTTGGTTTGAAGCCTATACCGAAGAAATGAAGTGA
- a CDS encoding geranylgeranylglycerol-phosphate geranylgeranyltransferase yields the protein MSPAVVKQKKSTALKGVALLSVVRWYNLLLISIAQYLAALFIMNDPSQYMNVVLDWRLHLIVLASNLTVASGFIINNYYDREKDMINRPSKTLFERLINKQQSIQLYLTFNFIASVIGLFMSLKAFAFFVVYAAGLWLYSHKFKKITLLGNVTAAVLTILPFFAVFFYYGLHRVDVILYVCFLVFVEVIRNLTKDIEALKGDVIFGYPTLPAIWGITKTTQLIYGVIGLCFMPAAMFALTNDGIIRFIPLLLASFMSIAALILSPSDTGHPKGYTRFNFAVKAVLVASILAIVLF from the coding sequence TTGAGCCCAGCGGTCGTAAAGCAAAAGAAATCGACCGCACTTAAGGGAGTTGCACTATTATCCGTAGTGCGATGGTACAATTTATTGCTCATTTCAATCGCACAGTACTTGGCGGCATTGTTCATTATGAACGATCCTTCCCAATACATGAATGTTGTGCTTGATTGGCGACTCCACCTCATCGTGCTCGCTTCAAACTTAACGGTAGCGAGTGGGTTTATCATCAACAACTACTACGATAGGGAGAAGGACATGATCAATCGTCCGTCAAAGACTCTATTCGAGCGATTGATTAATAAGCAGCAGAGCATTCAGCTCTATCTTACCTTCAATTTTATCGCCAGTGTGATCGGACTATTTATGTCGCTCAAGGCGTTTGCATTCTTTGTAGTTTACGCCGCAGGACTTTGGCTATACTCACACAAATTCAAGAAAATTACCTTATTGGGAAATGTGACGGCTGCGGTCCTCACCATACTGCCCTTCTTCGCGGTTTTCTTCTATTATGGTTTGCATCGAGTGGATGTCATTCTTTACGTATGCTTTCTCGTTTTTGTTGAAGTCATCAGAAATCTAACGAAGGATATTGAGGCGCTTAAAGGCGATGTCATTTTCGGCTACCCCACTCTTCCAGCCATTTGGGGAATCACCAAAACCACTCAACTGATTTATGGCGTAATCGGACTGTGTTTCATGCCTGCTGCTATGTTCGCACTAACCAATGACGGAATCATCCGTTTTATTCCCTTGCTATTGGCCTCATTTATGTCGATTGCCGCATTGATATTAAGTCCATCTGACACAGGACACCCCAAAGGATATACGCGGTTTAACTTTGCAGTGAAGGCCGTTCTAGTGGCGAGTATTTTGGCTATTGTACTGTTCTGA
- a CDS encoding mevalonate kinase family protein, whose protein sequence is MSKGPLFYAKILLFGEYGIIKDAMGLSIPYNYYKGAFQLPEVQDERTESSNASLFRYWNHLRTLKESGKLKANLDLDAFKTDIDAGWFFDSSIPQGFGVGSSGALVAAIYDRYAIDKINPETDLSRENLVELKAQFGQMESFFHGKSSGIDPTICYLNLPLLISGKDDLGTVDLPAEKAGSGAIFLINSGQPGDTQPMVNIFMDKLKEEGFRKLMKDQFKKYNDECIKAFLKGDIHPLFSNLKHLSHLLLENFTPMIPVQFHELWKKGIDTNAYYLKLCGSGGGGYILGFTRDYDKALELLEEHNPEVIYRF, encoded by the coding sequence ATGAGTAAAGGTCCTCTGTTTTACGCAAAGATTCTTCTCTTCGGAGAATATGGTATCATCAAAGATGCCATGGGACTTTCCATCCCATACAATTACTACAAAGGAGCATTCCAACTTCCCGAAGTACAAGACGAAAGAACCGAAAGCTCAAACGCCTCCCTATTCAGATATTGGAATCATCTGAGAACGCTGAAAGAGAGTGGAAAGCTCAAGGCCAACCTCGATCTAGATGCTTTCAAGACGGATATTGACGCGGGTTGGTTCTTCGACTCAAGTATTCCCCAAGGCTTTGGCGTGGGTAGTTCTGGTGCGTTAGTCGCTGCTATTTACGACAGATACGCCATCGATAAAATCAATCCTGAAACCGATTTGAGCCGTGAGAACCTCGTAGAACTCAAGGCACAATTCGGACAAATGGAGAGCTTCTTCCACGGCAAGAGTTCGGGGATTGATCCAACCATTTGTTACCTCAACTTACCTCTGCTAATTAGTGGTAAAGACGATTTAGGCACCGTAGACCTCCCTGCTGAAAAAGCGGGAAGCGGCGCTATTTTCCTCATCAATAGTGGTCAGCCAGGCGATACACAGCCCATGGTGAACATCTTCATGGATAAGCTCAAAGAAGAAGGTTTCCGTAAATTGATGAAGGATCAGTTTAAAAAATACAATGACGAGTGTATCAAGGCTTTCTTGAAAGGTGATATCCACCCTTTGTTTTCGAATCTTAAGCACCTCAGTCATCTCTTACTTGAGAACTTTACTCCGATGATTCCCGTTCAATTCCACGAGTTGTGGAAAAAGGGAATTGACACTAATGCCTACTACCTTAAATTATGTGGATCAGGTGGCGGCGGTTACATTCTAGGCTTTACGAGAGACTACGACAAAGCCCTTGAATTACTAGAAGAGCACAACCCAGAAGTCATTTATCGATTTTGA
- a CDS encoding diphosphomevalonate/mevalonate 3,5-bisphosphate decarboxylase family protein: MSLAHKVAWQSPSNIALVKYWGKKAGQIPANASISFTLDQCHTRTEVRWEQIEATGAPFHFEIYVDGVESPSFRPKIETFFQRTSDLLPFLPSIKMEIHTSNSFPHSSGIASSASGLSALSLCMGSIAKEMGALEEDGFERFCSILSRLGSGSASRSVYGGLVVWGQHESIPGSSNSFGIPYPHHVEHVFTTYRDTVLLVEVGEKAVSSTKGHGLMEGHAFAEARFAQAKSNMDEMISHLQTGDVWGFGELIEAEALSLHAMMMTSRPGYMLFRPNTIQILEKVKSFREENKVPVHFTLDAGANVHLLYPAHVEQKVHTFVTEELTSYCKDGRFIHDQVGEGPKQITE; encoded by the coding sequence ATGAGTTTAGCGCATAAAGTTGCTTGGCAAAGCCCATCAAATATTGCACTCGTAAAATACTGGGGCAAAAAGGCCGGACAAATTCCGGCCAACGCCTCCATTTCTTTTACTCTAGATCAATGCCATACCCGAACCGAGGTTCGTTGGGAACAAATTGAAGCTACAGGTGCACCCTTTCACTTTGAAATTTATGTTGATGGAGTTGAGTCTCCCAGCTTTAGGCCCAAAATTGAGACCTTCTTTCAAAGAACATCGGATCTCCTCCCATTCTTACCCAGCATTAAGATGGAGATTCACACGTCTAATAGCTTCCCTCATTCTTCAGGGATAGCCTCTTCTGCGAGCGGGCTGAGTGCACTTTCTCTGTGCATGGGTTCCATTGCAAAAGAAATGGGAGCCCTGGAAGAAGATGGTTTTGAAAGGTTTTGCTCAATCTTATCCCGCTTGGGTTCCGGCTCCGCTAGTCGCTCAGTGTACGGAGGCTTGGTTGTTTGGGGTCAACATGAGTCCATCCCCGGAAGCAGTAACAGTTTTGGTATTCCCTACCCTCATCACGTTGAACACGTATTTACAACCTACAGAGACACGGTTCTCTTGGTAGAAGTAGGTGAAAAAGCCGTTTCCAGCACTAAAGGACACGGCTTGATGGAAGGACACGCTTTTGCAGAGGCTCGCTTTGCGCAGGCGAAAAGCAATATGGACGAAATGATTAGTCACCTTCAAACTGGAGATGTTTGGGGGTTTGGTGAACTGATTGAAGCCGAAGCGCTCAGCCTTCATGCCATGATGATGACAAGTCGACCGGGTTATATGCTCTTCCGTCCAAACACCATTCAAATCTTAGAGAAGGTCAAATCGTTCAGAGAGGAAAACAAAGTTCCGGTACATTTTACCTTAGATGCAGGCGCCAATGTACATTTGCTGTACCCTGCTCACGTGGAACAAAAAGTACATACCTTTGTTACCGAAGAACTAACCTCCTATTGCAAGGATGGACGTTTCATTCACGACCAAGTGGGTGAAGGTCCAAAACAGATTACGGAATGA
- the fabD gene encoding ACP S-malonyltransferase has product MKAYVFPGQGSQFTGMGKDLYDASSEARALFQEANNVLGFDITNIMFTGDAEALKQTNVTQPAVFIHSVIAAKMMGKDFQPDMVAGHSLGEISALVAAEAISFIDGLKLVAKRANAMQRACEATPSTMAAVLGLEDKVVEDICDSIDGIVVAANYNSPGQLVISGEFPAVERACALAKEAGAKRALLLPVGGAFHSPLMEMAREELAMAIEETTFHTPICPIYQNTVAHAVRNPKDIQLNLIHQLTAPVRWTQSVKQMHEDGATLFTEVGPGKVLQGLVRKIAPEAEVAGV; this is encoded by the coding sequence ATGAAAGCATACGTATTCCCTGGACAAGGGTCTCAGTTCACTGGAATGGGCAAAGACCTATACGATGCATCATCTGAAGCAAGAGCATTGTTCCAAGAGGCAAACAACGTATTGGGATTTGACATCACCAATATCATGTTTACCGGAGATGCTGAAGCATTGAAGCAAACGAACGTCACTCAACCGGCCGTTTTCATCCACTCGGTGATTGCAGCAAAAATGATGGGCAAGGATTTCCAACCCGACATGGTTGCAGGTCATTCATTGGGTGAAATTTCTGCACTCGTAGCTGCAGAAGCAATTTCGTTTATCGACGGATTGAAACTGGTTGCAAAACGCGCCAATGCCATGCAGCGCGCATGTGAAGCAACCCCTTCAACCATGGCCGCTGTTCTCGGTTTGGAAGACAAGGTGGTAGAAGATATCTGTGATTCTATCGATGGTATCGTTGTAGCTGCCAACTACAATAGTCCAGGCCAACTGGTTATCTCTGGAGAATTTCCAGCCGTAGAGAGAGCATGTGCTCTGGCTAAAGAAGCGGGAGCAAAACGTGCGCTTCTTCTTCCCGTAGGTGGAGCCTTCCACAGTCCATTGATGGAAATGGCACGTGAAGAATTAGCCATGGCCATTGAAGAAACAACCTTCCACACGCCGATCTGTCCTATCTACCAAAACACGGTAGCTCACGCAGTTCGCAATCCTAAAGACATTCAACTCAACTTGATTCATCAATTGACGGCTCCAGTACGCTGGACTCAATCTGTGAAGCAAATGCACGAAGATGGCGCTACTTTATTCACAGAAGTGGGCCCAGGCAAGGTGCTACAAGGTTTGGTACGTAAAATTGCTCCTGAGGCAGAAGTTGCAGGAGTATGA